From the Burkholderia mayonis genome, one window contains:
- a CDS encoding Flp family type IVb pilin: MSWLRDESGVSAIEYALIASLIAIVIIGAVQIVGTSLQSVFSTVASDV; the protein is encoded by the coding sequence ATGAGCTGGCTGCGCGATGAATCGGGCGTGTCGGCAATCGAATACGCGCTGATTGCATCGCTCATTGCGATCGTGATCATCGGTGCGGTGCAAATCGTCGGCACTAGTCTGCAGTCGGTGTTCAGCACCGTCGCTTCGGATGTGTAA
- a CDS encoding transposase, with the protein MPAFGSKAPRCTVPRHAAPGRSIARSSHCHGLHIRYAAPGARLRVSVASRSASSGIVRAPFDSFHPNLPFSARRLADDPELPEERLRRVHGRRRLCRSIAYVDQGYTGEAAQLAAQNHGIELEVAKHTEAKRGFVLLPRRWVVERSFAWATRFRRLARDYERWPQTLAGFRFLAFTCLMLTKIIDLVHIGS; encoded by the coding sequence ATGCCCGCGTTCGGCTCGAAAGCGCCGCGCTGCACGGTACCGCGCCATGCCGCGCCCGGTCGCTCGATCGCGCGCTCGTCGCACTGTCACGGACTCCATATCAGATACGCGGCACCCGGCGCCCGGCTTCGGGTGTCCGTCGCGTCGCGCTCTGCATCGTCCGGCATCGTTCGTGCGCCGTTCGACTCCTTTCATCCGAATCTCCCGTTTTCGGCACGTCGCCTGGCTGACGATCCCGAATTGCCTGAAGAGCGGCTCCGGCGCGTTCACGGACGGCGGCGGCTCTGCCGCTCGATTGCATACGTGGATCAGGGTTATACCGGCGAAGCGGCTCAGCTGGCAGCGCAAAACCACGGCATTGAATTGGAAGTGGCCAAGCATACCGAGGCCAAACGCGGATTCGTGCTGCTGCCCAGACGCTGGGTGGTCGAGCGCAGCTTCGCGTGGGCCACGCGTTTTCGCCGCCTCGCGCGTGACTATGAACGCTGGCCCCAAACGCTGGCGGGATTCCGTTTCCTCGCCTTCACCTGTCTGATGCTGACAAAAATCATCGACCTCGTCCATATAGGTTCATGA
- a CDS encoding glycosyltransferase family 87 protein — protein sequence MKAHPRGHAAAHRDVECPELPAAGPRRRPHWLGAKRVRTYAVAALVCYAAFGSIYLFRWLSGGIGSPLPPTMDFVPTWSAARLAVHGHAVDAWRFAALHAVELQAMPSMHDLRGVLLWLYPPQTLLLVAPLGWLPYPAAAIVWIAGTGALFVATVCAIVPRRLAVLCAFAFPGTFFVALIGQNSLLTAALAGFGLVVLRRRPALAGCCFGILVIKPQLALLFPLALLCASQWRALRAWAATVALVAASSTLAFGLGAWIAFAHDAASALRTIGAGQATLARIPTFFALATFAGLPLVVAQLLQAGSIAFAAVAVIYAWRGATSHALRSAALACASLLVSPYLYDYDLAWYGIVIAWAVRHAHAEGWRPLEREGLALLAVMPLAGLVVVEPLRFQFLPLVTAGALAAIVSRIARERHGAPSLPGDEDAADAIDSIRFIAARGASVAAPRHTRAAPPLAGRRCYGAQGEPPCGIK from the coding sequence ATGAAAGCCCATCCGCGCGGCCACGCGGCGGCGCATCGCGACGTCGAATGTCCAGAGCTGCCGGCGGCCGGTCCGCGCCGTCGCCCGCACTGGCTGGGCGCGAAACGGGTGCGGACCTATGCGGTCGCCGCGCTCGTCTGCTATGCGGCGTTCGGGAGCATCTACCTGTTCCGCTGGCTGTCCGGCGGAATCGGCTCGCCGCTGCCGCCGACGATGGATTTCGTGCCGACGTGGAGCGCCGCGCGGCTTGCGGTGCATGGCCACGCGGTCGACGCGTGGCGGTTCGCGGCGCTGCACGCCGTCGAGCTGCAGGCGATGCCTTCGATGCACGACTTGCGCGGCGTGCTGCTGTGGCTCTATCCGCCGCAGACGCTGCTGCTCGTAGCGCCGCTCGGCTGGCTGCCGTATCCGGCTGCGGCGATCGTGTGGATCGCCGGTACGGGCGCGCTGTTCGTCGCGACGGTGTGCGCGATCGTGCCGCGCCGGCTCGCGGTGCTTTGCGCGTTCGCGTTCCCCGGCACGTTTTTCGTCGCGCTCATCGGGCAGAACAGCCTGTTGACGGCCGCGCTCGCCGGCTTCGGCCTTGTCGTGCTGCGCCGCCGCCCGGCGCTCGCCGGATGTTGCTTCGGAATCCTCGTCATCAAGCCGCAGCTCGCGCTGCTGTTTCCGCTCGCGCTGCTGTGCGCTTCGCAGTGGCGTGCACTGCGCGCATGGGCGGCCACGGTCGCGCTCGTCGCCGCGTCGAGCACGCTCGCGTTCGGCCTCGGCGCATGGATTGCGTTCGCGCACGACGCGGCGTCCGCGCTGCGGACGATCGGCGCAGGGCAGGCGACGCTCGCGCGGATTCCGACGTTCTTCGCGTTGGCGACGTTTGCTGGACTGCCGCTCGTCGTCGCGCAACTGCTGCAAGCCGGCTCGATCGCGTTCGCGGCCGTCGCGGTGATCTATGCGTGGCGCGGCGCGACTTCGCACGCACTGCGTTCGGCCGCGCTCGCCTGCGCAAGCCTGCTCGTGAGTCCGTACCTGTACGACTACGACCTCGCCTGGTACGGAATCGTGATCGCGTGGGCGGTGCGCCACGCGCATGCGGAAGGCTGGCGGCCGCTCGAACGCGAAGGGCTCGCGCTGCTCGCGGTGATGCCGCTTGCGGGGCTCGTCGTCGTCGAGCCGCTGCGGTTCCAGTTCCTGCCGCTCGTGACGGCGGGCGCGCTCGCCGCCATCGTGAGCCGCATCGCACGCGAGCGCCACGGCGCGCCGAGTCTGCCCGGCGACGAAGATGCGGCGGATGCGATCGATTCAATTCGTTTCATTGCGGCGCGCGGCGCGTCGGTCGCCGCCCCGCGGCACACGCGAGCGGCGCCGCCGCTTGCCGGCCGCCGCTGCTACGGGGCCCAGGGAGAACCGCCATGCGGGATCAAATAA
- a CDS encoding class I SAM-dependent methyltransferase, with product MSPEAYLQMAETEATHWWFRARRDILRALLAGLALPAGARILEIGSGTGGNLGMLEAFGAVSALEMDETARALANQKTGWRFDIRAGRCPDNVPFGDQRFDLICFFDCLEHIEDDAAALRRVSEHLAPGGAIVVTVPAYQWLWSAHDTFLHHYRRYDRAALARCAQAAGCTIVRSSYFNTLLFPLAVAARMADRLLHRARSSGDAIGPRAVNSTLYRIFRTERGWLPKHSLPFGMSLFAVLTKRDAPR from the coding sequence ATGTCACCCGAAGCTTATCTGCAGATGGCCGAAACCGAGGCCACGCACTGGTGGTTCCGTGCACGGCGCGACATCCTGCGTGCATTGCTGGCGGGGCTCGCGCTGCCGGCCGGTGCACGCATTCTCGAGATCGGCTCCGGCACGGGCGGCAATCTCGGGATGCTCGAGGCGTTCGGCGCGGTGAGCGCGCTCGAGATGGACGAAACCGCGCGCGCGCTCGCGAACCAGAAGACCGGCTGGCGATTCGACATCCGCGCGGGCCGCTGCCCGGACAACGTGCCGTTCGGCGACCAGCGCTTCGATCTGATCTGCTTCTTCGATTGCCTCGAACACATCGAAGACGACGCGGCCGCGCTGCGCCGCGTGAGCGAGCATCTCGCGCCGGGCGGCGCGATCGTCGTCACCGTGCCCGCGTACCAGTGGCTGTGGAGCGCGCACGACACGTTCCTCCATCACTACCGGCGCTATGACCGCGCGGCGCTCGCACGCTGCGCGCAGGCGGCCGGCTGCACGATCGTACGGAGTTCGTACTTCAACACGCTGCTGTTTCCGCTTGCCGTCGCCGCGCGGATGGCCGACCGGCTGCTGCATCGAGCGCGCTCGAGCGGCGACGCGATCGGACCACGTGCGGTCAACTCGACGCTCTATCGCATCTTCCGCACGGAACGAGGCTGGCTGCCGAAGCATTCGCTGCCATTCGGCATGTCGCTGTTTGCGGTCCTGACGAAGCGGGACGCGCCGCGATGA
- a CDS encoding glycosyltransferase family 87 protein: MLRSGGWLTSDRVLAYGGATLILSIALLGAWGWATNGFIANTTVRPGIDFTVFWSGSHVMLHGAPATVYDYPAFSRVEAAQLGAYVNRSFLPWVYPPTLLLLVAPLALVPYVPSLLLFCTVSLVAYAKGVGAVSGLRKRLTQPRFAPFVILSFPGVLVAAVAGQNSLLTAACAVLAVRLLAKRPVIAGLCISLLAIKPHMALLFPLLLVATRAWRAFFAAAAGTLVFAAASVAVCGTASVHAFLSGTTMLRELVLERGTQYWLASPAPFSAMRLAGASLHVAYAVQIGVGALAAVAALNIWLRTSDLRLRAAALAIATLLVTPYLWHYELAWLGVALFCVLACALDTGWLPGEQPVFVAGWLLPFFEFFNRAAHLPQIGPVVLLAVLLIVVRRARTMPGVAR; the protein is encoded by the coding sequence ATGTTGCGTTCCGGCGGATGGCTGACGAGCGATCGCGTGCTCGCATACGGCGGCGCAACGCTGATTCTCAGCATCGCGCTGCTGGGCGCGTGGGGGTGGGCGACGAACGGGTTCATCGCGAACACGACGGTTCGGCCCGGCATCGACTTCACGGTGTTCTGGAGCGGATCGCACGTGATGCTGCACGGCGCGCCCGCGACCGTCTACGACTATCCTGCATTCTCACGTGTAGAAGCGGCGCAGCTCGGCGCATACGTGAATCGCAGTTTCCTGCCGTGGGTGTATCCGCCGACGCTGCTTCTGCTCGTTGCGCCGCTCGCGCTCGTGCCTTACGTGCCGTCGCTTCTGCTGTTCTGCACGGTCAGTCTCGTCGCGTATGCGAAGGGCGTCGGCGCGGTGTCGGGCTTGCGCAAGCGGCTGACGCAGCCGCGTTTCGCACCGTTCGTGATCCTGTCTTTCCCCGGCGTGCTCGTTGCCGCCGTCGCCGGGCAGAATTCGCTGCTCACGGCCGCGTGCGCGGTACTCGCGGTCCGGCTGCTCGCGAAGCGTCCGGTGATCGCCGGCCTCTGCATCAGCCTGCTCGCGATCAAGCCGCACATGGCGCTGTTGTTTCCGTTGCTGCTCGTCGCGACGCGCGCGTGGCGCGCGTTCTTCGCCGCCGCCGCCGGCACGCTGGTCTTCGCGGCGGCGAGCGTCGCCGTCTGCGGGACGGCGTCGGTGCACGCGTTCCTGTCCGGCACGACGATGCTGCGCGAGCTCGTGCTCGAGCGAGGCACACAATACTGGCTCGCGTCGCCCGCGCCGTTTTCGGCGATGCGGCTCGCCGGCGCGTCGCTGCACGTCGCGTACGCGGTGCAGATCGGTGTCGGCGCGCTCGCGGCCGTCGCGGCGCTGAACATCTGGCTGCGCACGAGCGACCTGCGTCTTCGCGCCGCGGCGCTCGCGATCGCGACGCTGCTCGTGACGCCCTATCTGTGGCATTACGAGCTCGCATGGCTCGGCGTCGCGCTGTTCTGCGTGCTCGCGTGCGCGCTCGATACCGGCTGGCTGCCCGGTGAGCAGCCGGTGTTCGTCGCCGGCTGGCTGCTGCCGTTCTTCGAGTTCTTCAATCGCGCGGCCCATCTTCCGCAGATCGGGCCCGTCGTGCTGCTCGCAGTGCTGCTGATCGTCGTGCGCCGCGCGCGGACGATGCCGGGAGTTGCGCGATGA
- the cpaB gene encoding Flp pilus assembly protein CpaB, which produces MKNSRAFTMLAIAILAGLAAVAFASRWLVQTSSSAVTPVAVAAVDVNLGEPLGPNQLRVINWPTASVPPGAFTDVKSLEGRVVRTSLARGEPVLGSKLAPIGTKGGLSAVIAPGDRAITVRVNDVVGVAGFALPGNYVDVIVNTQEQSKADPQQSISKIVLEKILVLAVAQQVSRDDTAPKVVNAVTLEVTPEQAEKLDLARSVGTLSLVLRNQIDKDALNTGGATKNTLLGQPAAVPVPVAAPAAQPRPMRTRVVVAHAHGAAGRDCVGVLSGVTGSVECF; this is translated from the coding sequence ATGAAAAACAGTCGCGCATTCACGATGCTCGCCATCGCCATCCTGGCGGGGCTGGCCGCCGTCGCCTTCGCATCGCGATGGCTCGTGCAGACATCGAGCAGTGCCGTCACGCCGGTCGCGGTCGCCGCGGTCGACGTGAACCTCGGCGAGCCGCTCGGCCCGAACCAGCTCCGCGTCATCAACTGGCCGACGGCCAGCGTGCCGCCCGGCGCGTTCACCGACGTCAAGTCGCTCGAAGGCCGCGTCGTGCGCACGAGCCTCGCGCGCGGCGAGCCCGTGCTCGGTTCGAAGCTCGCGCCCATCGGCACGAAGGGCGGCCTGTCCGCCGTGATCGCCCCGGGAGACCGCGCGATCACCGTGCGCGTAAACGACGTCGTCGGCGTCGCGGGCTTCGCGCTGCCGGGCAACTACGTCGACGTGATCGTCAACACGCAGGAGCAATCGAAGGCCGATCCGCAGCAAAGCATCTCGAAGATCGTGCTCGAGAAGATCCTCGTGCTCGCCGTCGCGCAGCAGGTGAGCCGCGACGACACCGCGCCGAAGGTCGTCAACGCGGTCACGCTCGAAGTCACGCCCGAGCAGGCCGAGAAGCTCGATCTCGCGCGCAGCGTCGGCACGCTGTCGCTCGTGCTGCGCAACCAGATCGACAAGGACGCGCTGAATACCGGCGGCGCGACGAAGAACACGCTGCTCGGCCAGCCGGCGGCCGTGCCAGTGCCCGTCGCGGCGCCCGCCGCGCAACCGCGCCCCATGCGCACGCGCGTCGTCGTCGCGCATGCGCATGGCGCGGCCGGCCGCGACTGCGTCGGCGTGTTGTCCGGCGTGACG
- a CDS encoding IS701 family transposase, protein MSASERFERYMEHLAAGLGHADRRAGLHGYCTGLMLPLSRKSVEPMAAGIDPLHVSARHQALHHFVAKAEWSDDEMLRRVCQWVVPKMNFSTGGFWIIDDTGFPKKGKHSVGVARQYCGVSGKQDNCQVAVSISLANEQASIPVAWRLYLPQEWAEDAQRRKKAGVPPEVTFATKTEIALQQLEALLAAGAPRHCVLADAGYGVDTSFRQRLGELGLDYVVGITSAVVVWPPGIEPLPTEPYDGRGRPPVRLREIAQRKPMKVKDLARALPETVFQTVRWREGSNNMLSGRFAAVRVCHAGGDRGRARLHAEQWLLIEWLAGDAEPLKYFLSTLPPDIPLTELVAKAHMRWRIERDYQDLKQNLGLGHYEGRGWRGFHHHAVLSIAAYGFLVAERIAAGKTPGATKNAVARQVFALPEDYIPRGSPARPASRS, encoded by the coding sequence ATGAGCGCGAGCGAGCGGTTTGAGCGATACATGGAGCATTTGGCGGCGGGTCTCGGGCACGCGGATCGGCGTGCCGGGCTGCATGGTTATTGCACGGGATTGATGTTGCCGCTGTCGCGCAAGAGCGTTGAGCCGATGGCCGCAGGAATCGACCCGCTGCATGTCAGCGCACGTCACCAAGCTCTGCATCACTTTGTCGCGAAAGCGGAATGGTCCGACGACGAGATGTTGCGCAGGGTCTGTCAGTGGGTGGTTCCGAAAATGAATTTCTCGACAGGCGGCTTCTGGATCATTGACGACACGGGTTTTCCGAAGAAAGGTAAGCATTCGGTTGGTGTAGCGCGGCAGTATTGCGGCGTATCGGGCAAGCAGGACAACTGCCAGGTCGCGGTGAGCATTTCACTGGCGAACGAGCAGGCGAGCATCCCGGTGGCGTGGCGCCTGTATCTGCCTCAGGAGTGGGCTGAGGATGCGCAGCGGCGTAAAAAGGCCGGCGTGCCGCCGGAGGTGACATTTGCCACGAAGACGGAAATTGCCCTGCAACAACTGGAAGCCCTGCTGGCCGCAGGCGCACCGCGGCACTGTGTGCTGGCCGATGCAGGTTATGGAGTCGACACCTCTTTTCGTCAGCGTCTGGGCGAACTGGGGTTGGACTATGTCGTGGGCATCACATCGGCAGTGGTTGTCTGGCCGCCCGGCATCGAACCGCTGCCGACTGAGCCCTATGATGGTCGTGGCCGCCCGCCCGTGAGGCTGCGGGAAATAGCGCAGCGCAAGCCAATGAAGGTCAAGGATCTGGCCCGCGCGCTGCCTGAAACCGTATTCCAGACGGTACGCTGGCGCGAAGGCAGCAACAACATGCTCAGCGGTCGATTTGCCGCAGTACGGGTATGCCACGCCGGAGGCGACCGGGGCCGCGCCCGTTTGCATGCTGAGCAATGGTTGTTGATCGAGTGGCTCGCGGGCGATGCCGAGCCGCTGAAATATTTCCTCTCCACGCTGCCGCCGGATATCCCATTAACCGAACTGGTGGCCAAAGCACACATGCGCTGGCGCATCGAGCGTGACTATCAGGATCTGAAACAGAACCTGGGTCTCGGCCACTACGAGGGCCGTGGCTGGCGCGGATTCCACCATCATGCGGTCCTGAGCATCGCGGCTTACGGGTTTCTCGTCGCTGAACGAATCGCCGCCGGCAAGACGCCCGGCGCTACAAAAAACGCCGTCGCACGCCAAGTCTTTGCACTACCCGAAGATTACATTCCACGGGGAAGCCCAGCGCGCCCAGCGTCACGTTCCTGA
- a CDS encoding Flp family type IVb pilin — protein sequence MSSLVQYAKQFVRDEGGVSAIEYGLIAALIAIVIIGAVKTVGTDLNSVFTTIGSDL from the coding sequence ATGTCCAGCCTCGTTCAATACGCCAAGCAGTTCGTTCGTGACGAAGGCGGCGTCAGTGCCATCGAATACGGCCTGATCGCTGCTTTGATCGCGATCGTGATCATCGGTGCGGTAAAGACGGTCGGTACCGACCTGAATTCCGTCTTCACGACGATCGGTAGCGATCTGTAG
- a CDS encoding glycosyltransferase family 2 protein — MRDQINIPLISLVVPFYNEGDAVTRFFAEVVPLMERIESIRFEIVCVNDGSRDDTLDQLVAVGAQDPRVRVIDLTRNFGKEAALTAGLDEANGDAVIPIDADLQDPPSLIPVMIDHWREGAEVVAAKRSNRACDTFAKRTAASLYYRVHNALSEVKLPVNVGDFRLMDRQVVNALCSLPERRRFMKGLFAWVGYRTVIVEYQREARCAGHSKFSGWKLWNFALEGITSFSTVPLRSWTYIGLCIAALAFLYGGFIVARTLWMGNPVPGYASLISVMLFIGGIELVGIGVVGEYVGRIYYESKERPIYLVRRRYQARTKVTALPVGSAAPRAAHAARIDFSRRRTMPRARAESR; from the coding sequence ATGCGGGATCAAATAAACATACCGCTCATTTCGCTCGTCGTACCGTTCTACAACGAGGGCGACGCAGTCACGCGATTTTTCGCGGAAGTCGTGCCGTTGATGGAGCGCATCGAATCGATCCGCTTCGAGATCGTCTGCGTGAACGACGGTAGCCGCGACGACACGCTCGACCAGCTCGTCGCCGTCGGCGCGCAGGATCCGCGCGTGCGCGTGATCGACTTGACGCGCAACTTCGGCAAGGAAGCCGCGCTGACGGCGGGCCTCGACGAAGCGAACGGCGATGCGGTGATACCGATCGACGCGGACTTGCAGGATCCGCCGAGCCTGATCCCGGTGATGATCGACCATTGGCGTGAAGGCGCCGAGGTCGTCGCGGCGAAGCGCAGCAACCGCGCGTGCGACACGTTCGCGAAGCGGACCGCGGCCTCGCTCTATTACCGCGTGCACAATGCGTTGTCCGAAGTGAAGCTGCCCGTCAACGTCGGCGATTTCCGGCTGATGGACCGGCAGGTCGTCAATGCGCTGTGCAGCTTGCCGGAGCGCCGCCGCTTCATGAAGGGGCTGTTTGCATGGGTCGGCTACCGGACGGTGATCGTCGAATATCAACGCGAGGCGCGCTGCGCCGGCCATTCGAAGTTCTCCGGCTGGAAGCTCTGGAACTTCGCGCTCGAAGGGATCACGAGCTTCAGCACGGTGCCGCTGCGCAGCTGGACCTACATCGGGCTTTGCATCGCCGCGCTCGCGTTCCTGTACGGCGGCTTCATCGTCGCGCGCACGCTGTGGATGGGCAATCCGGTGCCGGGCTACGCATCGCTGATCTCGGTGATGCTGTTCATCGGCGGGATCGAGCTCGTCGGCATCGGTGTCGTCGGCGAATATGTCGGACGCATCTATTACGAATCGAAGGAGCGGCCGATCTATCTCGTGCGCCGCCGCTATCAGGCGCGCACGAAGGTGACCGCGCTGCCCGTCGGCAGCGCCGCGCCGCGTGCCGCGCACGCCGCGCGAATCGATTTCTCACGGCGGCGCACGATGCCGCGCGCCCGCGCCGAAAGCCGCTGA
- a CDS encoding A24 family peptidase: MLSALPPQPIPLCVTLLAVVAASIDLSSRRIPNRLIALGLASALVAQCGLPGPHTGFAAWLAGAATGAGLLLPFYLLRGMAAGDVKLMLAIGSWVGPPLALRIVLATFIVGGAWALAVVLKRGQFRKLLANLRHLFTHAALLRDPSAARAAPEIESVGMLPYGVAIAIGTLGVLFTAAT, encoded by the coding sequence ATGCTTTCCGCTCTGCCGCCGCAACCGATCCCGCTCTGCGTGACTTTACTTGCAGTCGTCGCAGCCAGCATCGATCTGTCGAGCCGGCGCATTCCCAATCGACTGATCGCGCTCGGCCTCGCGAGCGCGCTCGTCGCGCAATGCGGGCTGCCCGGCCCGCACACCGGCTTCGCCGCCTGGCTCGCCGGAGCGGCAACGGGCGCCGGCCTGCTGCTGCCTTTCTATCTGCTGCGCGGCATGGCTGCGGGCGACGTGAAGCTGATGCTCGCGATCGGCTCTTGGGTCGGACCGCCGCTCGCGCTGCGCATCGTGCTCGCGACGTTCATCGTCGGCGGCGCATGGGCGCTCGCGGTCGTGCTGAAGCGCGGCCAGTTCCGCAAGCTGCTCGCGAACCTGCGCCACCTGTTCACGCACGCGGCGCTGCTGCGCGATCCGTCAGCGGCGCGCGCCGCGCCCGAGATCGAATCGGTCGGGATGCTGCCATACGGCGTTGCGATCGCCATCGGCACGCTCGGCGTGCTGTTCACGGCGGCGACCTGA
- a CDS encoding GtrA family protein: MSFVADIGIGARIVRFGVSGALSTVLHATIAGTLMGAFTTTAVQANAIAFVSATGASYLLNTLWSFSAPLRWRNVMRFLIVSAAGLMLTMAISRGVQALGVAAAWSIAAVVVLVPPFTFAMHRIWTYR; the protein is encoded by the coding sequence ATGAGCTTCGTCGCCGACATCGGCATCGGCGCGCGGATCGTGCGCTTCGGCGTGTCCGGCGCGTTGTCCACCGTGCTGCACGCGACGATCGCCGGCACGCTGATGGGTGCGTTCACCACGACCGCGGTGCAGGCGAATGCGATCGCGTTCGTCAGCGCGACGGGCGCGTCGTACCTGCTGAACACGCTGTGGAGTTTTTCGGCACCGCTGCGCTGGCGCAACGTCATGCGCTTCCTGATCGTGTCGGCGGCCGGATTGATGCTGACGATGGCGATCTCGCGCGGCGTGCAGGCGCTCGGCGTCGCGGCCGCGTGGAGCATCGCGGCCGTCGTCGTGCTCGTGCCGCCGTTCACGTTCGCGATGCATCGAATCTGGACGTATCGCTGA